One segment of bacterium DNA contains the following:
- a CDS encoding HEAT repeat domain-containing protein: MRRRSLLVALALPAVALAAGCFTPDDRPAQLAAIARWQDVRLAPADSLRTFLTGPDAHVRLAAVRAAGLIGRDDVLPEVMGATADPSLTVAAEAAWALGLMGDAEALPLLATLAADPRPPLREAAVMGLTHLDNDGTALLRAAAHEDPVTAALAWNGLRNQAARVDTTALREAIVAGLARPETDIRWRVLRCAEMRADTTLVPVLAPFTRSPHDQVVVHAYRALARQDAAAALPAVLAGLAHLDDFHGRRAARVRIAACRALGTVGRAALDDTDDLRPDRVAATLISAAGHADPHVAETALRAMTDLVADRPLPAEAADQESLLPVWRIRLARAARGHLASPHVGVRAAAVTALGATRGAGAAAELQRVLLMGETSPHVLAAALGAVAAHHPAPVPLLVAHLGDELPRTDPARGPRRLNGMVRAAALD, encoded by the coding sequence ATGCGCCGCCGCTCCCTCCTCGTCGCCCTGGCGCTGCCGGCGGTCGCCCTCGCGGCCGGCTGCTTCACTCCGGACGACCGCCCCGCCCAGCTGGCGGCCATCGCCCGCTGGCAGGACGTCCGCCTCGCGCCGGCCGATTCGCTGCGGACCTTCCTGACCGGGCCCGACGCCCACGTCCGCCTGGCCGCGGTCCGCGCCGCCGGCCTCATCGGCCGCGACGACGTGCTGCCCGAGGTCATGGGCGCCACCGCCGACCCCAGTCTCACCGTGGCCGCCGAGGCCGCCTGGGCTCTCGGTCTCATGGGCGACGCCGAGGCCCTGCCCCTGCTCGCCACCCTCGCCGCCGACCCGCGGCCCCCGCTGCGCGAGGCGGCGGTCATGGGTCTGACCCATCTGGACAACGACGGCACGGCCCTGCTGCGCGCCGCCGCCCACGAGGACCCGGTCACGGCGGCCCTCGCCTGGAACGGCCTGCGCAACCAGGCGGCCCGGGTCGACACGACCGCCCTGCGCGAGGCCATCGTCGCCGGCCTGGCGCGGCCCGAGACCGACATCCGCTGGCGGGTGCTGCGCTGCGCCGAGATGCGCGCCGACACGACGCTGGTGCCGGTGCTCGCCCCCTTCACCCGCAGCCCCCACGACCAGGTCGTCGTGCACGCCTACCGCGCCCTCGCCCGCCAGGACGCCGCCGCCGCCCTGCCCGCCGTTCTCGCCGGCCTCGCCCACCTCGACGACTTCCACGGCCGCCGCGCGGCGCGGGTGCGCATCGCCGCCTGCCGGGCTCTCGGCACCGTGGGCCGCGCCGCCCTGGACGACACCGACGACCTGAGGCCCGACCGCGTCGCCGCGACCCTCATCTCCGCCGCCGGCCACGCCGATCCCCACGTGGCCGAGACCGCCCTGCGGGCCATGACCGACCTGGTCGCCGACCGCCCCCTGCCGGCCGAGGCCGCCGACCAGGAGAGCCTGCTGCCCGTGTGGCGGATCCGCCTGGCGCGCGCCGCCCGCGGCCACCTGGCCAGCCCCCATGTGGGCGTCCGCGCGGCGGCCGTCACGGCCCTCGGGGCCACGCGGGGAGCCGGTGCGGCGGCGGAACTGCAGCGGGTGCTGCTCATGGGCGAGACCTCGCCCCACGTGCTGGCGGCGGCCCTCGGCGCCGTGGCCGCCCACCATCCGGCACCGGTGCCGCTGCTGGTGGCCCACCTCGGCGACGAACTGCCGCGGACCGATCCGGCACGGGGCCCGCGCCGCCTGAACGGCATGGTCCGTGCGGCCGCCCTCGACG